A part of Syntrophorhabdus sp. genomic DNA contains:
- a CDS encoding DNA methyltransferase, producing TYLLTIIEHALGRVEEEEGPGAVKGGARSLLHNLHGFEWMVGPYAVAQLRFSQALTKHKVALPDAGTGIYLTNTLESPHVKPPVPPLFHKPIAQEHERALKVKDAQHVLVCLGNPPYGRHESAEKDGSNRETTGGWVRYGGEEDKPILEDFLRPAREAGLGIQLRNLYNLYVYFIRWSLWKVFEHKTAVGPGVISFITASSYIDGDAFSGMREHMRRICDHIDIIDLGGEGRGTRKEENVFAIQTPVAIFVAWRKKVKDDDTPAIVRYTRIEGTRDKKLTTLKKVRIAMDLKWETAPNQWQAPFRPATTGDFNKWPKITDIFPWQQPGVGFYRTWPVAPDTATLTLRWKTFVSSQDKETLFKETRDRKITDKCFDISGTGKELPPLVDACENDLILPIRYAYRSFDRQWVIPDNRLGDFLRPALWYAHGKEQIYLNSLFNHPLGSGQAVICCSEIPDKHHFRGSYGGADVMPLFLDNHATKPNITPGLLEALGSVTPEDLAAYVYCLLAHPGYTDRFAEELVNREIRVPITKDRALFSKAAEFGKSLIWLHTYGERLYSKERPRGKIPTGSARCSVAVSDRRDEYPNGYGYDEDTQTVTVGDGRFAPVSKAIWEFEVSGFKVVQSWLGYRMRERKGKKSSPLDNIHPEVWTHEFTREFLELLWVLEKTLEGYPEQEEILEAVLDSELFEASELPGVPEELRKGPKVPRGNGNQMGIWEE from the coding sequence ACGTACCTGCTCACGATCATCGAGCATGCCCTGGGACGGGTGGAAGAAGAGGAGGGCCCCGGAGCGGTAAAGGGGGGAGCCCGTTCCCTCCTCCACAATCTTCATGGTTTTGAATGGATGGTCGGGCCGTATGCGGTCGCGCAGCTGCGTTTCTCGCAGGCATTGACCAAGCACAAGGTCGCGCTCCCTGACGCCGGCACGGGTATCTACCTCACAAACACCCTCGAATCACCGCATGTGAAGCCGCCCGTTCCTCCGCTCTTTCACAAACCCATCGCCCAGGAACATGAGCGTGCATTGAAAGTGAAGGATGCCCAGCATGTACTGGTATGCCTCGGAAACCCCCCCTATGGCCGGCACGAATCGGCCGAGAAGGACGGCAGCAACAGGGAGACGACAGGAGGGTGGGTCAGATACGGTGGCGAGGAGGATAAACCCATCCTGGAGGACTTCCTGCGGCCGGCAAGGGAAGCAGGACTTGGCATCCAACTGCGGAATTTGTATAATCTTTATGTTTATTTCATTCGATGGTCCCTATGGAAAGTGTTCGAGCACAAAACGGCCGTCGGTCCCGGCGTTATCTCGTTCATCACTGCTTCGAGTTACATTGACGGCGATGCGTTCTCGGGTATGCGTGAGCATATGCGCCGGATTTGTGACCATATCGATATCATAGACCTGGGAGGAGAGGGCAGGGGAACCAGGAAGGAAGAGAACGTGTTCGCCATTCAGACCCCCGTCGCGATTTTTGTCGCCTGGAGAAAGAAGGTGAAGGATGACGATACCCCGGCCATCGTACGATATACAAGGATTGAAGGCACACGAGATAAAAAGCTAACGACGTTGAAAAAAGTGCGGATCGCGATGGACCTGAAATGGGAGACAGCCCCGAATCAATGGCAAGCCCCCTTTCGACCTGCAACTACTGGCGATTTCAACAAGTGGCCGAAGATTACCGATATATTTCCTTGGCAACAACCTGGCGTAGGGTTCTATCGTACTTGGCCAGTTGCCCCGGACACGGCCACTCTTACACTGAGATGGAAGACATTCGTTTCGTCACAGGACAAAGAGACGCTATTTAAGGAAACGCGCGACAGGAAGATAACGGACAAGTGTTTCGATATAAGCGGCACTGGTAAGGAATTGCCTCCCCTTGTCGACGCTTGTGAGAACGACCTGATACTGCCGATCAGATATGCCTACCGTTCATTCGATAGACAGTGGGTCATCCCGGATAATCGGCTGGGGGATTTCCTGAGGCCAGCACTTTGGTATGCTCACGGCAAAGAACAAATATATCTTAACAGCCTGTTTAATCATCCTCTCGGATCTGGGCAGGCCGTAATATGTTGCTCGGAAATCCCGGACAAACATCATTTTAGGGGTTCATACGGAGGGGCGGATGTAATGCCTCTCTTCCTTGACAACCATGCCACGAAGCCCAACATTACCCCGGGCCTCCTCGAAGCCCTAGGGTCTGTGACCCCCGAAGACTTGGCGGCATATGTGTACTGTCTCCTTGCGCATCCCGGATACACGGACCGCTTTGCGGAGGAACTCGTCAACCGCGAGATCCGCGTTCCGATCACGAAGGACAGGGCGCTGTTCTCCAAGGCCGCCGAGTTCGGCAAGTCCCTGATCTGGTTGCACACGTACGGGGAGCGTCTCTATTCGAAGGAACGTCCCCGGGGGAAGATCCCGACGGGATCCGCGAGATGCTCTGTGGCGGTATCAGACAGGAGGGACGAGTATCCGAATGGATACGGTTACGATGAAGATACGCAGACCGTGACCGTTGGCGATGGCAGGTTCGCTCCGGTCTCAAAGGCGATATGGGAATTCGAGGTATCAGGTTTCAAGGTCGTCCAGTCCTGGCTGGGCTACAGGATGAGGGAACGGAAGGGAAAGAAATCATCTCCTCTGGATAACATCCACCCAGAGGTATGGACACATGAATTCACCAGGGAGTTCCTCGAGCTCCTGTGGGTTCTCGAGAAGACCCTGGAAGGTTACCCGGAGCAGGAGGAGATACTGGAGGCAGTTCTCGACAGCGAGCTCTTCGAGGCGAGCGAGCTTCCGGGGGTTCCGGAGGAATTGCGGAAAGGGCCCAAGGTACCCCGGGGCAACGGGAATCAGATGGGAATATGGGAGGAGTGA
- a CDS encoding DUF488 family protein: MFWRQRVIIELLRRAPKSLASRIQLVKWLFLLRHEKDFDSNVSFYDFFPHKYGPFSFQLYKDLSDMQTAGMITFVGKNVQYVDKKKVIEKLPSGESRSVVSILEQYGVMPEEELLEYVYGEYPWYASRSLLSEATHESINVTPRGVYTLGYEGLSIDTFLNVLLSRGIGRVIDVRNNPFSRKYGFSSSQLKEKCHEIDVEYYHFPALGIPSSIRKNGDGKELWTVYEETILLNASKDIDAVKGLCIEKGSLLLCFEQNPNTCHRKILAQNISVKTSLPVYHYEHVGNRWRKE, translated from the coding sequence ATGTTCTGGCGGCAACGAGTTATAATTGAACTGTTAAGGCGAGCCCCGAAGAGCCTTGCATCAAGAATTCAACTGGTTAAGTGGCTTTTTTTGTTGCGCCATGAAAAAGACTTTGATTCCAACGTCAGTTTTTATGACTTTTTCCCGCATAAATACGGCCCTTTTTCCTTCCAGTTGTATAAGGACTTGTCTGATATGCAAACTGCGGGAATGATCACATTCGTTGGTAAAAATGTTCAATACGTCGACAAAAAGAAGGTGATAGAAAAGCTGCCGTCAGGTGAAAGTCGATCGGTGGTAAGTATACTGGAACAGTACGGAGTTATGCCGGAAGAAGAGCTCCTTGAATATGTTTATGGTGAATATCCGTGGTATGCCTCAAGAAGCTTGCTCTCTGAGGCGACACATGAGAGCATCAACGTGACCCCTCGTGGTGTATATACACTCGGCTACGAGGGCCTCTCCATCGATACATTCTTGAATGTTTTGCTATCGAGAGGCATCGGAAGGGTGATTGATGTTCGTAATAACCCTTTTTCCAGAAAGTACGGTTTTTCAAGCAGCCAGTTGAAAGAAAAGTGTCATGAGATTGACGTTGAATATTACCACTTCCCCGCCTTGGGGATACCATCCTCAATAAGAAAAAACGGTGACGGCAAGGAATTATGGACAGTCTATGAAGAAACGATTCTGTTAAACGCCTCAAAAGATATTGATGCCGTTAAAGGATTGTGTATCGAAAAAGGCTCTCTCCTGCTTTGCTTTGAGCAGAATCCTAACACATGTCACAGAAAAATATTAGCTCAAAACATCTCCGTCAAAACATCATTGCCAGTGTATCATTATGAGCATGTTGGTAATCGATGGCGGAAAGAATAA
- a CDS encoding ParB/RepB/Spo0J family partition protein, translating into MTHQTKKPDKRELRFQEMLKKREESRNLPPTDATEPIGTYSELKDGMVPIIDPRPEYSYIPVKKILVKKQVRSREAIEAGDIDALTEAVRSRGVDTPIIVKPVREGDALHYELIAGERRLEASKRAGKLHIPARITNDNISELEKLTIQLEENLLREDLNPVEEAHGYLEYYRLAMEDDTIAPQRMISDLITSETNRDKVQTGKLPVLEAIRQLAGKSTTYIRRLESVLTLPENAIEAVRNGRLNKSQAQVFVENIDHEKFDEVLDLALSEEMTANGIREVFGKPAKDAKEEEPARQTAPQEKRKRGGDVAFFGKRMVMIKKDVDKYQEQMSVEHVQKLVEETKDFLLQLTEILAVKMKS; encoded by the coding sequence ATGACCCACCAAACAAAAAAACCAGATAAACGGGAGCTGCGCTTCCAGGAGATGCTCAAGAAGAGGGAGGAATCGCGGAACTTACCGCCAACTGACGCAACCGAACCGATCGGGACCTATTCCGAGTTAAAGGACGGCATGGTGCCCATCATAGACCCTCGCCCCGAGTATTCCTACATCCCTGTTAAGAAGATCCTCGTCAAGAAACAGGTGCGCTCCAGGGAAGCGATCGAAGCGGGTGATATTGATGCGTTGACGGAGGCAGTAAGGAGCCGCGGCGTTGACACGCCGATCATCGTGAAACCCGTAAGGGAGGGAGATGCCCTCCACTATGAGCTTATAGCCGGCGAGAGACGCCTGGAAGCTTCGAAGAGGGCAGGCAAGCTGCACATCCCGGCCAGGATCACAAACGATAATATCTCCGAACTCGAGAAGCTGACCATCCAGCTTGAAGAAAACCTTCTGCGGGAAGACCTGAACCCGGTGGAAGAAGCCCATGGGTACTTGGAGTATTACCGTCTGGCGATGGAGGATGATACGATTGCACCGCAACGTATGATCAGTGACCTTATAACATCCGAAACCAACCGCGACAAAGTCCAAACAGGCAAATTGCCTGTTTTGGAGGCTATTCGCCAATTGGCTGGAAAATCAACAACTTACATCCGCCGATTGGAGTCCGTACTGACCCTGCCCGAGAACGCGATCGAAGCGGTAAGGAACGGCAGACTGAACAAATCACAGGCACAGGTTTTTGTCGAGAATATCGACCATGAGAAGTTTGACGAGGTCCTCGACCTGGCACTTTCTGAAGAGATGACCGCGAACGGGATCCGCGAAGTTTTCGGGAAACCAGCAAAGGATGCGAAGGAAGAGGAGCCGGCCCGGCAAACAGCGCCGCAAGAGAAGCGGAAGAGGGGAGGGGACGTAGCCTTTTTCGGGAAGCGCATGGTAATGATCAAGAAGGATGTCGACAAGTATCAGGAGCAGATGTCTGTCGAACACGTCCAGAAGCTCGTCGAGGAAACAAAGGACTTTCTCCTGCAGCTGACGGAGATCCTCGCGGTCAAGATGAAATCCTAG
- a CDS encoding tyrosine-type recombinase/integrase encodes MSVSKNPSKGSAEGSTEMSKTDESNETSREKNKRKATQYQGVYERKAVRARKSDGTPIMDICYDITYKLGGKKKWEKVGWKSRGVDAKLAYLVRAEKLRGIAVGTILPETVKPSSPAFGSVAKTYLDNLKAAGKSGYAADQSRYDRHLKVFLGKKGLDQVGPRTMRDLRNRLHQSGMAPQTVKHVLALVRRIVNSAIHEKVWTGPNPVGKGLIPKVSNTRLRFLSQAESQALIQACNKRLRPIVITALSTGMRRGEILSLTWKQVDLEHGFIFLERTKSGKRREIPISSVLRETLTVLPRDPEIPWVFYNLRTKKPLQDVKGSFASALKAAEISDFHFHDLRHTFASHLVMGGTPLATVSQLLGHSDISMTMRYAHLSPSHQAAAVESLGFLFGKEEKEE; translated from the coding sequence ATGTCTGTATCGAAAAATCCATCAAAGGGTAGCGCTGAGGGTAGCACGGAAATGAGCAAAACTGACGAAAGCAACGAAACCTCCAGGGAAAAGAATAAGCGAAAAGCAACCCAATATCAAGGGGTGTATGAGCGGAAAGCTGTCCGCGCCCGCAAATCCGACGGGACCCCGATAATGGACATCTGCTACGACATCACGTATAAGCTGGGCGGGAAGAAGAAATGGGAGAAGGTCGGGTGGAAGTCCCGCGGTGTGGACGCCAAGCTTGCATATCTCGTCCGCGCGGAAAAACTCCGCGGCATCGCTGTGGGCACGATCCTTCCTGAGACAGTCAAGCCTTCCTCACCTGCCTTCGGGTCCGTGGCTAAGACATACCTCGACAACCTCAAGGCAGCCGGAAAGAGCGGATACGCTGCTGACCAGTCCAGGTATGACCGCCACCTCAAGGTCTTTCTGGGGAAAAAAGGCCTCGACCAGGTCGGCCCCCGTACCATGAGGGATCTCCGGAACCGTCTGCACCAGTCAGGCATGGCTCCGCAGACGGTGAAACACGTCCTGGCGCTTGTGAGACGCATCGTCAACAGCGCAATCCACGAAAAGGTCTGGACTGGCCCTAATCCTGTCGGCAAGGGCCTGATCCCGAAGGTCAGCAACACCCGACTCCGCTTCCTGTCACAGGCAGAGTCGCAGGCCCTGATACAGGCCTGCAACAAGCGGCTCCGACCCATAGTCATAACGGCGTTGAGCACGGGCATGCGGCGAGGAGAGATCCTCTCTCTGACCTGGAAGCAGGTCGACCTTGAGCACGGCTTCATATTCCTCGAGAGGACGAAAAGCGGGAAGCGTCGGGAAATACCAATCAGTTCCGTACTGAGGGAAACTCTCACCGTCCTTCCCCGCGATCCTGAGATCCCGTGGGTGTTCTATAACCTGCGTACCAAGAAACCATTGCAGGATGTGAAAGGCTCCTTCGCCTCAGCTTTGAAGGCAGCGGAAATATCTGACTTCCACTTTCATGACCTGCGGCATACCTTTGCATCCCACCTTGTGATGGGCGGAACCCCCCTCGCTACGGTCTCTCAGCTCCTGGGACACTCAGACATATCCATGACAATGAGATACGCGCATCTCTCACCTTCGCACCAAGCCGCCGCTGTTGAGTCACTTGGGTTCCTGTTCGGAAAAGAGGAGAAAGAGGAATAG